Proteins encoded in a region of the Candidatus Rokuibacteriota bacterium genome:
- a CDS encoding TAXI family TRAP transporter solute-binding subunit, giving the protein MRRWVALPLVLSLILVPAAAAQWKPEVKFIKIGVATAGGDWFRAGAKFSTMIPQVLPEISATTLMGGGVVNVAKVGKGEAQIAFALTPSPEEGYHGRGTFKEAYKNVRLVASNLGRTVTIALFVLKDSPIKTLADLKGKRIVPGDRGWGTTVLAEAVMAAAGMAPEKFKAEGGSISYTSIADRSKALQDRNLDAIFIPAQVAYPDLMVVQQAIGLRAIPLSADVVERTTSMVPGAVKGKVPKGLYGVVAEEFPSPGFLQQLIVDANLSDELVYRLTKLWWQRIREIGEIAPTFDQADVKLAMEGATIPFHPGALRYYKEIGIAR; this is encoded by the coding sequence ATGAGACGATGGGTTGCTCTGCCCCTGGTCCTCTCTCTCATCCTGGTCCCGGCCGCGGCGGCGCAATGGAAGCCCGAGGTCAAGTTCATCAAGATCGGTGTGGCTACCGCCGGCGGAGACTGGTTCAGGGCGGGCGCGAAGTTTTCCACGATGATCCCCCAGGTCTTGCCGGAGATTTCGGCGACCACCCTCATGGGCGGGGGCGTCGTCAATGTCGCCAAGGTGGGCAAGGGCGAGGCTCAGATCGCCTTCGCCCTGACGCCCTCCCCGGAGGAGGGCTACCACGGGCGGGGGACCTTCAAGGAGGCGTACAAGAACGTGCGCCTCGTCGCGAGCAACCTCGGCCGCACGGTGACCATTGCGCTGTTCGTTCTCAAGGACAGCCCGATCAAGACCCTCGCCGACCTCAAGGGCAAGCGCATCGTTCCCGGCGACCGCGGCTGGGGGACCACCGTGCTCGCGGAGGCCGTTATGGCCGCCGCCGGGATGGCGCCGGAGAAGTTCAAGGCCGAGGGCGGCAGCATCAGCTACACCTCGATCGCGGACCGCTCGAAGGCGCTCCAGGACCGCAACCTGGACGCCATCTTCATCCCCGCCCAGGTCGCGTACCCAGACCTGATGGTGGTCCAGCAGGCGATCGGGCTCCGAGCGATCCCGCTCTCCGCGGACGTGGTGGAGCGGACCACCTCGATGGTCCCGGGTGCTGTCAAGGGCAAGGTCCCGAAGGGGCTCTACGGCGTCGTAGCCGAGGAGTTCCCCTCGCCTGGCTTCCTCCAGCAACTCATCGTGGACGCGAATCTGTCTGACGAACTGGTCTACCGGCTGACTAAGCTGTGGTGGCAGCGAATTCGAGAGATCGGGGAGATCGCGCCGACCTTTGACCAGGCTGATGTCAAGCTGGCCATGGAGGGAGCCACCATCCCGTTCCACCCCGGAGCGCTGCGCTACTACAAAGAGATCGGGATCGCCCGCTAG
- the nrtS gene encoding nitrate/nitrite transporter NrtS: MIWKALAVAALVGTILTVINQGDVLLAQEITRVGLIKILLTYAVPFCVSVYSVVAMSREPSDPRGSGRVSS, encoded by the coding sequence ATGATCTGGAAGGCGCTCGCGGTCGCCGCGCTGGTCGGGACGATCCTGACCGTGATCAACCAGGGGGACGTGTTGCTGGCGCAGGAGATTACCAGGGTCGGGCTGATAAAGATTCTGCTCACGTATGCGGTGCCGTTCTGCGTCTCGGTCTACTCGGTCGTGGCGATGAGCCGCGAGCCGAGCGACCCGCGCGGGTCCGGGAGAGTATCGAGCTGA